One Candidatus Binataceae bacterium genomic window, AGATCGCCCGCGAAGGAAGTGCTCGCGACCCGCGGTCTCGATTAAAGGGTTGGGGCGAAATACAAATACTGGAGCCGTTCTTGAAAGCATGGTGCTACCAGCGCTGAAACGCGGCGGCTACTCATACCGCAAGCAGGTGCTTGTAGGCTCGCGCCCAGGCGGTGGACGGCACAAAGTGGATATAGCCGCCGAGAAGTCGGACGACGAGTTCCTAATCTCGATGAAATGGCAGCAGAGTTCGGGCACCGCCGAACAAAAGGTCCCTTTTGAGATCATCTGCCTCGCCGAAGCTATCAGGGAAACTCCGAGCTACAAACGCGGCTACGTGGTTCTTGGCGGACCCGGCTGGACGCTCAGGGCGTACTACGTAGAGAAAATCCAAAAGCATCTCGTCGGCAGTGAAGCCGTCAAGGTACTTTCGCTTGAGACCTTCGTTGCGTTAGCCAATGAGGGCAAGCTCTGAACCGGCCGAGCGCAGAGACCATCAGCTTGGAAACAGAGATCGAAGCGAAACGGTCGGAGATAGCCAACAAGATGCGCGCGCTGGCCCGAAGACTTGAGTCCGGTGACGATTCGGAACTCCTTGCATGGGTCGTTCCGAGCGCTCTCGCATGCGCTCATCGACCACTCAGGCACCACCCCAGATATCGCGGAAGCGGTCAACCAATTCCCGGTAGCGTAAAGTCGTTAATCGCGGACTGGGTAGAGCAGATTCGGATGGAAGGAACCGCAAGCATCGTCAACTTCATGCACGACCGAGATCTTCGATGCTATCGCGAAATCGATTTCCATGGTTTGGACCTCTGTCAACGCCGGCTGAAAGTTGACCCACCCTGGCGCTGCTTGATCAGGGGGGCGACAGGGGAACTTCCCCCGCGTCGCTCCTTCTAATGTATGCTGTTAAGAGAGAGGCCGAAGTGAGAGTCGGCAGCTTTCGAACAACGGCGAAGGTACGGCTTAGCAGATATCGCTCAGTCGACCGTCGTAAGCGCCCCCGAGCTATAGACGATCTCGCCTGCCGTCATTGTCATCACGCTCTCAGTGCCTGGAAGCTGGCCCACCGGCACGGTGAAGATGTCCTGCGACAGGACCGCGAGATCCGCAAGCTTCCCGGGTGCAATCATGCCCTTCTCATTCTCCTGAAACTCCGCGAAAGCGGAGCCGCGCGTATAGGCTTCGACTGCCTGCTCGATTGTGATTGCCTCAGACGGGCGTGCCGGGTGCATCACGGCGAACATCAGGTTCAGGTACGGATTCAACGGACCGTCGGAGCCGAGCGCGAATGGAATACCTGCCTCAATCAGCGATCGCGCGGGCGAGTAGTCGAACTGATCTCCATAGCGTTCTGCAAAGATGTCCCTGAACGCGAAGTGGCTCGGGTTTTGGACGATGATCACGCCGAAGTCGCGCGCGCGGGGAATCAGATCGGGAAGCAGGCCGTCGCCATGTTCGATCCTGACCCGCCGGGGCTTCCAATCAACGTGTCTGGTTTGCGATTCCATCGCGTTCAGAAACGACTCGGCGGTTCTGTCGCCGACTGCATGGACGAGCAGTTGATCATCATCTTCAATCGACTCGCGGAGCATCGCCCGCATTTCTTGTTCGGGAAGATAGAACTGTCCTGACCATCCCGCGCGATCGCGATATTCCCCTCGCAAAGCGGCTCGCCGTTCGAGCGGTGTCCCGTCAAGCAGCCATTTGGTGCCGCTGAAAGTAACTCCCGAAGCCGGCTCCGATTGCTTCGGCAGATCGCGCCCGTCGCTAACAGTCCCGGAAGTCAGCGCCGGTGGGCGGGAATCGAATCACGCGGATGCGAATCGGCAGCTTCGCGCGGTTAAGCGCCGCCACGTAACGGCTGGCCGGGAGGAGGGACATGATCTGCAACGAAGTAATGCCGAAGCGGACCGCCTGTTCCGCGAGCTGTTGCGCGCTGCTGATAACGTCCGTTTCCGATGCCGTCTGTGCCAGCTTGCGCCACGGCCCCCATTGCGCGTAGCCAAAGTCGTGGCGCGACGACGGGAGCGTCTTGAGGAGCTGGCCACGAAGCTACGATCCAGGCATGAAACGAACGTTGACATTCTCGTCGCCGACCTAACCAACGCCACGGACCTGCGCCAAGTCGAGCAACGTGTTGCGGGGGACGACGCGCTCCGAATGCTCGTCAATAACGCGGGTTTCGGCGCCTACATGCCGTTCGTGCAATTAGACCCATCCCGGGCGGAGGAGCAGATTAAACTGCAAATCGTCGCGCCAACGCGGCTCACGCGCGCGGCGTTGCCCGGCATGATCGCGCGCAAGCAGGGCACGATCATCAATGTCTCCTCCCTACTGGCTTTCAGCGGGTCGCTTCCTTCTCCACCTCTGCCGGCGCGCGCTACCTACGCGGCGACCAAGGCTTTCCTCAACACCTTCACCGAGCTCCTGCACAGCGAGCTCGCAGGGACCGGCGTGCGCGTGCAGGTGCTCTGCCCGGGACCGTGCGCACGGAGTTCCACTGGATTCAGGGCATCGACCCCGACCGCTCGCCGGTTGCGCCGATGAGCGCGGAGGATGTGGTCCAGGCCGCGCTTGCCGCTTTGAAGGCTGGCGAGCTCATCTGCGTCCCCGGGGTCGAAGATTCCAAGGTCATCACCGAGTATCAGCAAGCACGGACGCGCGTGGCCCAGAGTGGAATGCCTAACAAACTCGCATCACGCTATCGGTGAGCGACCGCGCGAAGTGCCGAGGCGGAGCTTCACACCCAGGCAGTCATCCCGGCGCTACGCCAAATAGCGCATAAAAGTCCGCGCCATTTAATTCCCAAAGTGACAGCTCGCTGTCACTTTCCCAATTATTTGGCGTACAAGTTTCCCTGCTATTGGCGTACTTGAAACCGCCGCGGCCGGGATGTCCTAAGCGCTGTTGAATTTTGAGTGGCGGCAAACCTTGCCCGATCGAAGGATCGGGTTGGGAAAGAGGAGGAATGCCGCCATGAGGAAGAATGGCAATAAAGGGAAGTGGGAGCAAAGCGGGACGCCGCGGCAGCTGAGGTTGCCGTTGCGGGAGTTGGCGCGCGAGGCGCTGTGGGACACAGTCGTGATCTCGGGACTGGCGTTTGTCGAAGATGCGTTGGAGGCGGTGTTGCCGCCGATGCAAAACTGATGGGATGGACCGCTCCCCGCTGGATAACGGCCTCAGAGGGCCACGATGGTAGCTTCGACCATCGACGACAGAGCGAGGAGGGTCCGAAGATGAAAGTTACTACGCTGGGGATCGATCTGGCAAAGAACGTGTTCCGCCTTCACGGCTGCGATCTGAACGGGAAGGCGGTGCTGCGCAAACAACTCGCGCGGCCGCAGTTGCTGCGCTTCGTTGCCAACCTGCCGCGGTGCCTGGTAGCGATGGAGGCGTGCGCGAGCGCGCATTATTGGGCACGCGAGATCGAGAAGCTCGGTCATGAAGTGCGACTCATCGGTCCCAGGTTCGTAAAGCCCTACGTCAAAGCCAACAAGAACGACGCCAGTGACGCCGAGGCGATCTGCGAAGCTGCCAGCCGACCATCGATGCGCTTCGTCGCGGTCAAGAGTGCTGCCCAGCAAGATGTGCAAGCGGTTCATCGAGTGCGTCAGCAGCTCGTGAAGGCACGTACCGCGTTGGTGAATCAGGTGCGTGGTTTGCTGGCGGAATACGGCATCGTGATCACGCAAGGTGTTGCTCACTTGCGCCGTGCTTTGCCCCTCATCCTTGAAGACCACGATAACAGGCTCAGCGGAGTGATGCGCGAACTGCTCGGAGAGAGCGGCGAGCGGCTCAAGTTCATCGAGGAGCGGCTGCACCAATACGATTTACAGATCCAACGGCTCTTTCGCCACGATGAACGCTGCCACCGGCTAGCCGAAGTGGAAGGCGTGGGGCCGCTGATCGCGACCGCATTGGTGGCTGCGGTGGGCAACGCGAGTGAGTTCAGAAGCGGGCGTGAGCTCGCTGCTTATCTCGGATTGGTCCCCCGCCATCGCGCCAGCGGTGGCCGCACGGTCCTCCTCGGGATCAGCAAGCGGGGCGCTCGCTATCTGCGCACGCTGCTGGTTCACGGTGCGCGATCGGCCATGCGAACGATTGAAAGACGGCGTACCGCGCGCGGTGTCTGGGCCGGCCGTCTCAAGCTCCGGCGCGGAAGCAACGTGGCGGCGGTGGCACTGGCGAATAAGAATGCGCGAGTGCTGTGGGCGCTGCTCACAAAGGGTGAGAGTTATCGACCAACGCCAGCCCGAGGTTGCGCAGGCTGTAGCGGAGAGCTGATGGCGAACCGGTCGGACCGGCACTTTCTCAAACCTGATAGGTGGGTCAGGCCCGCGAGGCCGTAAAACTGATCAGGCGAAAGTGCGCGG contains:
- a CDS encoding PD-(D/E)XK nuclease superfamily protein, coding for MGRNTNTGAVLESMVLPALKRGGYSYRKQVLVGSRPGGGRHKVDIAAEKSDDEFLISMKWQQSSGTAEQKVPFEIICLAEAIRETPSYKRGYVVLGGPGWTLRAYYVEKIQKHLVGSEAVKVLSLETFVALANEGKL
- a CDS encoding amidohydrolase family protein codes for the protein MTSGTVSDGRDLPKQSEPASGVTFSGTKWLLDGTPLERRAALRGEYRDRAGWSGQFYLPEQEMRAMLRESIEDDDQLLVHAVGDRTAESFLNAMESQTRHVDWKPRRVRIEHGDGLLPDLIPRARDFGVIIVQNPSHFAFRDIFAERYGDQFDYSPARSLIEAGIPFALGSDGPLNPYLNLMFAVMHPARPSEAITIEQAVEAYTRGSAFAEFQENEKGMIAPGKLADLAVLSQDIFTVPVGQLPGTESVMTMTAGEIVYSSGALTTVD
- a CDS encoding SDR family NAD(P)-dependent oxidoreductase, with the translated sequence MPLKVTPEAGSDCFGRSRPSLTVPEVSAGGRESNHADANRQLRAVKRRHVTAGREEGHDLQRSNAEADRLFRELLRAADNVRFRCRLCQLAPRPPLRVAKVVARRRERLEELATKLRSRHETNVDILVADLTNATDLRQVEQRVAGDDALRMLVNNAGFGAYMPFVQLDPSRAEEQIKLQIVAPTRLTRAALPGMIARKQGTIINVSSLLAFSGSLPSPPLPARATYAATKAFLNTFTELLHSELAGTGVRVQVLCPGPCARSSTGFRASTPTARRLRR